GCTATAGACAGTATATCTCTGTGTACTGTAATCTACACACTGATGTGCCAGCATTTATAATTCTTCACATCATTATTTCAGTACTCCAAACAATAAGTCAAAACAGTTTTGAGTTTGCAAAATCACCTTGAAATATTTTGCCGGAGATGATCATTCTGAAAGCCGCCCGGAACCAGCTGTAAAAGAATGCATAAACAAATGGATTGATCATTGAATTTGACAATCCAACCCAATGAAGTGTTTCACTCACAGGACCTGGTGTTGAATAATTATTCAAAGGTCGCAAGgtgacacaaagaaagaaaggagtccAACAGATCAGAAAAATTCCCATAACGATAGCCAGAGTTTTTgtggcctttctctccttcttacTGACATATGCTCCAGACTTTATgctctgacagtttgtgttctggatcctgactgcctgtctctgtGCCACCAGGAAAATCTTTAGGTAGATACTGAGCATTATGATTGCTGggagaaaaaatgagaaaaaacttGACATAACGAGTGCAATTGGAAAAATAATTGTAAAACACgtaatgtcacattttccaGGATTAAGTCCCAGAATTGTTGTGCCTAGTCCAACTAGGGCAGAAACACCCCAGTTCACCAGGATCATGACCCCAGCAACATGACCATTTATTTTAGTTCTATATCTCAAAGGCTGACACACTGCATAATATCTGTCAACAGAAATACAACATAAGTTCAGAATAGAAGATATACACAGTGAAATATCAACACTAAGCCGTATCTTACAAAATAAATCTTCAATATACCAACATTTGGTTGCAGAGTATTTCATGCTGAAAGGCAAAATTACAGCCCCTACAAGGAAGTCAgacacagccagagagaggatgaggtagtTAGTTGGAGTGTGGAGCTGTTTGAAGTAAATGATGGAAGTGATTACAAGAAGGTTACCACATATTGTGAGAACAGATACTGAGCCAAGGAAAATGTATAACAATAAACGTATTATAAAAGGGACGATTGCTATTATGCACGTACGTTTACCTGGTACATCACAGACACGTATGTCCTTAAACAAATCGGTCTTGTTTAATTCAGATTCCATGCTTCCTGGTTCCTGCAATTCTGCTAAAGAGTGTATTCAGTTTTCCATAATTGATCATTAATACTGAGACAATTGCATTCACACTAATATTTCTTTCTGCAAGAATACAATATCAATATCTATACAATATCAGTTTACTATCagtcattttcagtttgttttagcACTCCATAAAGTTCCATACCATGCCTGTTAACCACTCTGGATGGTTCATGCATCTACGTTGATGTGATTCCTTGCTCTCTGTCCCACTGAGCAGTACCTTTGGATTTGACTTCCATATTTATTAATCCCTAGCTTATTACcataattaataaaatattcggttgaccaatcagatgtgGGGAAActatgtgttttgtttgcatGAGATGCCATAACAACAGATGATGACAAGAAG
This genomic stretch from Centroberyx gerrardi isolate f3 chromosome 18, fCenGer3.hap1.cur.20231027, whole genome shotgun sequence harbors:
- the LOC139913129 gene encoding trace amine-associated receptor 1-like; this encodes MESELNKTDLFKDIRVCDVPGKRTCIIAIVPFIIRLLLYIFLGSVSVLTICGNLLVITSIIYFKQLHTPTNYLILSLAVSDFLVGAVILPFSMKYSATKCWYIEDLFCKIRLSVDISLCISSILNLCCISVDRYYAVCQPLRYRTKINGHVAGVMILVNWGVSALVGLGTTILGLNPGKCDITCFTIIFPIALVMSSFFSFFLPAIIMLSIYLKIFLVAQRQAVRIQNTNCQSIKSGAYVSKKERKATKTLAIVMGIFLICWTPFFLCVTLRPLNNYSTPGPVSETLHWVGLSNSMINPFVYAFFYSWFRAAFRMIISGKIFQGDFANSKLF